The Bacteroidales bacterium genome has a window encoding:
- a CDS encoding FecR domain-containing protein, translating to MEVPESIKAAIVSFYDDRLTQSQADDLLAWIGQNEENLSHFRQIGELNHVSYFSSETDFDSQSALKAIRKKITERGIRPLPQKEVRLRLSSVYKIAAALLVLVALAVAGSFYLVRTQKSAAPALFVETSAPKGSRSFIILPDSTTVWLNAGTKFRYGVDYGTANRTVYLDGEAYFKVSKNKHLPFKVYTSDITVTALGTAFNVKAYHDEGTIETTLEEGVVRIDDLAENKKDKPVILKPKQSAVFHKQGGQLAVQGPAKQNITKPMQQAVQLASIPVKVSNVADTRLYTSWKDTRWLFKNEKLSSLVTKLERRYDVEIHFMDKNLEDYAFTGILLEESLEQVLSAIQYTAPIRYEIAGKQVKLYEDKKVMNQYKGIMTP from the coding sequence TTGGAAGTACCGGAATCTATCAAAGCAGCCATCGTTAGTTTTTATGACGACAGGCTAACTCAATCGCAAGCTGATGACCTGCTTGCCTGGATTGGCCAGAATGAAGAGAACCTCTCTCATTTCAGGCAAATCGGCGAATTAAATCATGTTTCCTATTTCTCATCCGAAACAGATTTTGATTCACAATCCGCATTAAAGGCAATCCGTAAAAAAATCACGGAAAGAGGGATCAGGCCTCTTCCTCAAAAGGAGGTCCGCCTCAGGTTATCATCCGTTTATAAAATAGCAGCTGCCCTGTTAGTCCTCGTTGCCCTTGCTGTGGCAGGCAGCTTTTACCTGGTAAGAACTCAAAAATCAGCCGCCCCTGCGTTGTTTGTTGAAACTTCGGCTCCAAAAGGCTCCAGATCATTCATTATCCTTCCGGACAGCACAACAGTGTGGCTTAATGCAGGAACAAAATTCAGGTATGGCGTGGATTACGGAACGGCAAACCGGACGGTATACCTGGATGGCGAAGCCTACTTCAAAGTAAGCAAGAATAAACACCTGCCATTTAAAGTTTACACCTCCGATATTACAGTTACTGCTCTTGGAACTGCTTTTAATGTTAAGGCTTATCATGATGAAGGCACAATTGAAACCACTCTGGAAGAAGGTGTGGTGCGCATTGATGACCTGGCTGAAAATAAGAAAGATAAACCGGTTATTCTTAAACCCAAACAAAGCGCAGTTTTTCATAAGCAAGGCGGACAACTTGCCGTTCAGGGTCCGGCAAAACAGAACATTACAAAACCGATGCAACAAGCTGTTCAGCTCGCGTCGATACCGGTTAAGGTCAGCAATGTGGCCGATACCCGACTTTATACTTCGTGGAAAGACACCCGCTGGCTTTTTAAGAATGAAAAGCTCAGTTCACTGGTAACCAAGCTGGAGAGGCGGTATGATGTAGAGATTCATTTTATGGACAAGAATCTTGAAGATTATGCTTTCACCGGTATCCTGCTTGAAGAATCGCTGGAACAAGTGCTGTCGGCCATACAATACACTGCTCCTATCCGTTACGAAATTGCCGGAAAGCAGGTGAAGCTTTATGAAGATAAGAAGGTAATGAACCAGTATAAAGGTATAATGACTCCCTAG
- a CDS encoding SusC/RagA family TonB-linked outer membrane protein: protein MFQISASVYSQKTTMSFTMTDKSVKEVLDFIQEKTEFRFFYNEDFTDLNRKVSLDLKETGIEDILDTLLSASDVTYKVLDNNLIVITPKSLVQQQTITGTVTDAATGEPLIGVTVMIEGTNRGVITDVKGHFSINASPGEILMISYIGMEAQKIPVGSSTTINIALKGSVKEIDEVVVIGYGTMRKADVTSAVTNVKKEDFLAGNIQDAAELIKGKVAGLTVTKGSGDPNAESTIRLRGIISMLANNSPLVLIDGIEGSLNSVAPENIVSIDVLKDASAAAIYGTRGANGVILITTNSGKRMEDTKVTYAAYGTMSNYYKVADFMDPTDVIFGKTALKDRGWDTDWLKAVSQIGYTQNHSLSITGGTPKTSYSANFSYRQEEGTIKKSNNEEMKMLFDLSHWLINDKVKINFNLVKGTHKNDVTNAGNGGVNNIYRQAVIRNPTEPIYNVDNDPLLRKYYEDFSVFQYYNPVAMIYENVGDYKSEWTRLTGNVTVEPISGWQTNLKVSTNRSNGNSEIYTTRNYYTWKTAGFEGYASKGSHYSESNQLEVTSKYEKMVQNIHHISALVGYSYQYDKYESMSASNYDFPTDAYLYNNIYMGAALKNKEKPDGGMGSGAQDSRLIGFFGRVTYGFKDKYNILASVRYEGSSKFGENHKWGMFPAVSAGWTISNEDFMKSFDVISNLKLRMGYGVTGIIAGESYKSLVLYDYNTSSWGYYLNSKGEWAPSLEAISNPNPNLKWEKSAEFNIGLDFGLLGERITGSVDFYNKVSSDLLYYYKVPSPPNLFTTTYANAGKMQNRGVEIMIKAIAIQRGDLQYATTFTAYHNSNKVVSLSNDLYKTDNFQDNGWAGDPVSLPTQRLEVGSHFGRYYSLKTKGLSENGLWMIQNPATGKYEEFTAAMATAESSYRQWLGASAIPKLYLNWDHFVRYKKFDLNVQMSSQLGFQIVNEQRMFYENNSISYNRLESAADPIPIIDENGNKTGESRLMSPAQSQTIVSWYYENGNFVKIDYVTLGYNFNTTRLKFVDNFRIYLSGENLLCLTKYKGLDPELGNADIYSLGIDGRDKYPTIRSFTIGANINFK from the coding sequence ATGTTTCAGATTTCAGCCTCTGTTTACTCCCAGAAGACAACCATGTCATTTACCATGACAGACAAGAGCGTCAAGGAAGTACTGGATTTTATCCAGGAAAAAACCGAGTTCCGCTTCTTTTATAATGAAGATTTTACTGATTTAAACCGTAAAGTCAGCCTTGATTTAAAGGAAACAGGTATCGAAGATATTCTGGATACCCTGCTTTCTGCATCGGATGTGACTTACAAAGTGCTCGACAATAACCTGATTGTAATCACTCCCAAATCACTGGTACAACAGCAGACTATAACCGGAACGGTCACAGACGCGGCCACCGGCGAACCCCTGATTGGCGTCACCGTTATGATTGAAGGCACCAACCGGGGTGTCATCACGGATGTAAAAGGACACTTCAGCATTAATGCCTCTCCCGGAGAAATCCTTATGATCTCTTACATCGGCATGGAAGCACAAAAAATTCCTGTCGGATCAAGCACAACCATTAATATTGCCCTTAAAGGTTCTGTAAAGGAGATTGACGAGGTTGTGGTGATCGGGTACGGCACCATGCGTAAAGCCGATGTGACTAGTGCTGTCACCAATGTGAAAAAGGAAGACTTTCTGGCCGGAAATATCCAGGATGCCGCTGAACTGATCAAAGGTAAGGTTGCCGGACTCACAGTTACAAAGGGTTCGGGTGACCCCAATGCTGAATCAACTATCAGACTCAGGGGAATCATCAGTATGCTTGCCAACAACAGCCCCCTCGTTCTCATCGACGGAATCGAAGGGTCACTCAACAGCGTTGCCCCTGAAAACATTGTGTCAATTGATGTATTGAAGGATGCCTCCGCAGCCGCCATTTATGGTACCCGCGGTGCAAACGGCGTCATACTCATTACAACCAATTCAGGAAAACGCATGGAAGATACTAAGGTGACCTATGCAGCCTACGGTACCATGTCGAATTATTATAAAGTGGCTGATTTTATGGATCCAACGGATGTTATTTTCGGAAAGACCGCTTTAAAGGACAGGGGATGGGATACAGACTGGCTTAAAGCCGTATCACAGATCGGATATACCCAGAATCACAGTTTAAGCATCACAGGCGGTACTCCTAAGACAAGCTATTCCGCAAATTTCTCTTATCGCCAGGAAGAAGGGACCATTAAGAAATCAAATAACGAGGAAATGAAGATGTTGTTTGACCTCAGTCACTGGCTTATAAATGATAAAGTTAAAATCAATTTCAACCTGGTTAAGGGAACCCATAAAAATGATGTGACCAATGCAGGCAACGGCGGTGTTAATAATATCTATCGCCAGGCCGTAATTCGCAATCCCACGGAGCCCATTTACAATGTCGACAATGATCCACTTCTCAGGAAGTATTATGAGGATTTTTCGGTATTCCAGTACTATAACCCGGTGGCTATGATTTATGAAAACGTCGGTGATTATAAGAGTGAATGGACTCGTCTTACAGGAAACGTCACTGTTGAACCAATCTCTGGATGGCAGACTAACCTTAAAGTATCCACCAACCGGTCAAACGGGAATTCCGAAATTTATACAACCCGGAATTATTATACATGGAAAACTGCCGGCTTTGAAGGGTATGCCTCAAAAGGCAGCCATTATTCCGAATCGAATCAGCTTGAAGTCACATCCAAATATGAAAAGATGGTACAGAACATTCACCATATTTCCGCTTTGGTGGGTTACAGCTACCAGTATGATAAGTATGAATCCATGTCGGCTTCAAATTATGACTTCCCCACAGATGCCTACCTGTATAACAATATTTACATGGGCGCTGCTCTTAAGAATAAAGAGAAGCCCGATGGAGGTATGGGAAGCGGTGCACAGGACAGCCGGCTGATCGGATTTTTCGGAAGGGTAACTTATGGATTCAAAGATAAATACAACATCCTGGCCAGCGTTCGTTACGAAGGATCATCAAAATTCGGTGAAAATCACAAATGGGGTATGTTCCCTGCTGTTTCGGCAGGATGGACAATCAGCAATGAAGATTTCATGAAGAGCTTTGATGTGATCAGTAACCTTAAGCTGCGTATGGGTTACGGCGTAACCGGCATCATTGCCGGTGAGTCGTATAAATCACTTGTCCTTTATGATTATAACACCTCTTCATGGGGGTATTACCTGAACAGCAAAGGAGAATGGGCACCCAGCCTTGAAGCGATTTCCAATCCCAATCCAAACCTGAAATGGGAAAAATCAGCTGAGTTCAATATTGGTCTCGATTTCGGACTTCTTGGAGAACGCATTACCGGATCTGTGGATTTCTATAACAAGGTATCAAGTGATCTGCTTTATTATTACAAGGTTCCGTCACCACCCAACTTGTTTACCACCACATATGCCAACGCGGGAAAAATGCAGAATCGCGGTGTTGAAATTATGATAAAGGCTATTGCTATTCAGCGGGGTGACCTGCAGTACGCTACTACTTTTACGGCATATCATAACAGTAATAAGGTTGTCAGCCTATCCAATGATCTGTATAAAACGGATAATTTCCAGGATAATGGCTGGGCCGGGGATCCGGTTTCTCTTCCTACACAAAGACTTGAAGTGGGATCGCATTTTGGCCGCTATTATAGCCTGAAAACGAAGGGTCTGTCCGAAAACGGTTTATGGATGATACAGAATCCTGCCACCGGCAAATATGAAGAGTTTACCGCTGCAATGGCTACCGCTGAAAGTTCATACAGGCAATGGCTCGGCGCTTCTGCAATTCCGAAACTATATCTCAACTGGGATCATTTTGTACGTTACAAGAAATTTGATCTGAATGTACAGATGAGCTCACAGCTGGGGTTCCAGATTGTAAATGAACAGCGCATGTTTTATGAGAACAATTCAATATCCTATAACAGGCTTGAATCTGCCGCTGATCCCATTCCCATTATTGATGAAAATGGAAATAAAACCGGGGAATCAAGGCTGATGTCGCCTGCCCAGTCGCAAACCATTGTCAGTTGGTATTATGAGAACGGAAACTTCGTAAAAATTGACTACGTTACCCTGGGGTATAACTTCAATACCACACGGCTGAAGTTTGTCGATAATTTCCGTATTTACCTTTCTGGTGAAAACCTCTTATGCCTTACCAAATATAAAGGACTCGATCCTGAACTGGGCAATGCCGATATCTATTCGCTCGGAATTGACGGCAGGGATAAATATCCTACCATCCGCTCCTTTACAATCGGCGCCAATATAAACTTTAAATAG
- a CDS encoding RagB/SusD family nutrient uptake outer membrane protein produces MKLHNYIYTAFIALVLVFASCTDLDENLYSSLSEDNISYTDEEIESMSGPVYTNLRYTYWAWEGLFDQSEESGDLMMTPLRPGVGWGAQYILMHKHTYNSSIGHFYQTWYYPYVGIGYCNKLLDMPQIQAKKEKVAEFRAMRALYYYILFDIFRNVPLITSSDIPAGFLPVQEDPVVVYDFIVSELEAAKADLVKTSGYGRMNYYVACMTLAKVYLNHNAWFYGNETEGFTGNEWYQKAEAEVDEVMANTTYQLAPDYKDPFMADASGCKEVIFAIPLDGTYASANYLSNKCLHSASAATFLYNSAPWDGSCAVPQFIDTYDSDDKRKTDTWLFGPQYSYKNNGTDITIYQYNDLVAAGNTAGLVATPISTSDGPLNYSVFVHSIDNPGAFKMEGARFWKQEIVSGQTGSSGTDVCFYRLADAMFIKAECLLRLGVDKQVAADLVTEVRQRSFPTNAAKAVRTVADLEGGSRYDYGLRETQHDTQGNDVQVFTHEGGADIELGGLLDDLAWEFVGEHHRRQDLIRFRLKDGSRNVYNGKSRFCYDASSVALSDDVNKNLYPIYQEFLDANMNLKQNPGYEQ; encoded by the coding sequence ATGAAGTTGCATAACTATATATACACTGCCTTTATAGCCCTTGTATTGGTGTTTGCATCGTGTACCGACCTGGATGAAAACCTTTACAGTTCGCTATCAGAAGATAACATTTCGTATACCGATGAAGAAATCGAAAGCATGTCGGGACCGGTTTATACAAACCTGCGCTACACCTACTGGGCCTGGGAAGGATTATTTGATCAATCAGAGGAAAGCGGCGACCTGATGATGACTCCTTTACGTCCGGGAGTTGGATGGGGCGCCCAGTACATCCTGATGCACAAGCATACCTATAATTCCTCCATCGGCCATTTCTACCAGACATGGTACTATCCTTATGTAGGCATTGGATACTGCAATAAACTGCTTGATATGCCACAAATCCAGGCAAAGAAGGAAAAAGTGGCCGAATTCCGTGCCATGCGGGCGCTATACTATTACATTCTGTTTGATATTTTCAGAAACGTTCCCCTGATCACTTCATCTGACATTCCGGCAGGTTTTCTGCCTGTACAGGAAGATCCGGTTGTTGTATATGACTTTATAGTTTCAGAGCTGGAAGCTGCTAAGGCCGACCTGGTTAAAACGTCAGGATATGGCCGCATGAACTATTATGTGGCCTGCATGACGCTTGCAAAAGTTTACCTTAATCACAATGCCTGGTTCTATGGCAATGAGACCGAAGGTTTTACCGGCAACGAATGGTATCAGAAAGCTGAAGCCGAAGTGGATGAGGTGATGGCCAATACGACTTATCAACTGGCTCCGGATTATAAAGATCCGTTTATGGCTGATGCAAGCGGCTGCAAAGAAGTCATTTTCGCCATACCGCTCGACGGAACATATGCATCAGCGAATTACCTGAGCAACAAATGCCTTCATTCTGCCAGTGCAGCTACATTCCTGTATAATTCCGCACCATGGGATGGCAGCTGTGCAGTGCCCCAGTTTATTGACACATACGATTCCGATGATAAGCGAAAAACGGATACCTGGCTGTTCGGTCCGCAGTATTCATATAAAAATAATGGCACTGACATAACCATTTACCAGTACAATGATTTGGTGGCTGCAGGAAATACTGCAGGACTGGTAGCCACACCGATCAGCACGAGCGACGGACCACTCAATTATTCCGTGTTTGTTCACAGCATTGATAACCCGGGAGCTTTCAAAATGGAAGGCGCCCGGTTCTGGAAGCAGGAAATTGTTTCAGGACAAACCGGTTCATCCGGAACGGATGTTTGTTTCTACCGTCTTGCCGATGCCATGTTTATTAAGGCTGAGTGTCTGCTCCGATTGGGTGTGGACAAGCAGGTTGCGGCAGATCTTGTAACCGAAGTTCGTCAGCGGTCATTTCCTACCAATGCAGCTAAAGCAGTTCGCACGGTCGCTGATCTTGAGGGCGGCAGCAGATATGACTACGGTCTGCGTGAGACTCAACACGATACGCAGGGAAATGATGTACAGGTTTTCACACATGAAGGCGGAGCCGATATTGAACTTGGAGGGTTGCTCGATGATCTTGCCTGGGAATTCGTGGGTGAACATCACCGCAGGCAGGACCTGATACGATTCCGTCTGAAAGATGGCTCACGCAATGTGTACAACGGAAAATCAAGATTCTGCTATGATGCATCATCCGTGGCTTTGTCAGATGACGTGAACAAAAATTTGTACCCGATTTACCAGGAATTTCTGGATGCCAATATGAACCTGAAGCAAAATCCGGGCTACGAACAGTAG
- a CDS encoding RNA polymerase sigma-70 factor, translating into MLSKADQFLVDAIRKGDYRAYEMLFLTYYSDLCRLARGFVHSDSVAEDLVSDLFLKIWEQPGSLSVNTSLKAYLQRSVHNSCINYITRNRIKPGINDPETLEKLDNLYPHVPEESPYIKLMEEELQDKIAEAIRHLPEECSKIFLMSRKLLLSHREIARQLNISENTVKVQIYRALIKLREALKDYL; encoded by the coding sequence ATGCTTTCAAAAGCGGATCAATTCCTGGTAGATGCCATCAGAAAGGGTGATTACCGGGCATATGAGATGCTTTTCCTTACTTATTATTCCGACCTGTGCCGGCTTGCACGGGGGTTTGTTCATTCTGATTCCGTTGCCGAAGATCTTGTTTCTGACCTTTTCCTTAAAATATGGGAACAGCCCGGTTCGCTTTCAGTTAACACTTCCCTCAAAGCATACCTGCAACGCAGCGTGCACAACAGTTGTATTAATTACATTACCAGGAACCGCATTAAACCCGGCATTAATGATCCTGAAACGTTAGAAAAACTGGATAACCTTTATCCTCATGTACCGGAAGAATCGCCGTACATCAAGCTGATGGAGGAAGAATTGCAGGACAAGATCGCTGAAGCCATTCGTCACCTTCCCGAAGAATGCAGCAAAATCTTCCTTATGAGCCGAAAACTTTTGTTATCCCACCGTGAAATCGCCCGACAGCTCAACATTTCAGAGAACACAGTTAAAGTGCAGATATACAGAGCGCTCATCAAATTGAGAGAAGCGCTGAAAGATTATTTGTAA
- a CDS encoding heme-binding domain-containing protein, which translates to MKKFNKSVLVVLPLILVALLAAAFISPSSHTSGKASITVVAKSDTLPADINAFVQNSCTACHADGGKALAMSKLNFSEWNSYDHDKKVKKAGAMAKILEKGSMPPKSFLKSHPEAAPTQAQVDLVKNWSKELSKE; encoded by the coding sequence ATGAAAAAGTTTAATAAATCAGTATTGGTGGTTCTGCCGCTGATCCTTGTTGCCTTATTGGCTGCAGCATTCATTTCTCCTTCGTCTCACACTTCCGGAAAAGCATCCATAACGGTAGTTGCTAAATCGGATACCTTGCCGGCCGACATTAACGCATTTGTACAGAACTCCTGTACCGCCTGCCATGCCGATGGTGGTAAAGCTCTGGCCATGTCTAAACTGAATTTCTCGGAATGGAACAGTTACGATCATGACAAAAAGGTAAAAAAAGCAGGAGCCATGGCCAAAATTCTCGAAAAAGGCTCCATGCCTCCGAAATCCTTTCTTAAATCCCATCCTGAAGCAGCACCCACGCAAGCACAGGTTGATTTGGTGAAGAACTGGTCGAAGGAACTTTCGAAGGAGTAA
- a CDS encoding DUF6055 domain-containing protein codes for MKPGLCFIPLSLLILLLITSCKKDPEETEAYISISKTEISLTGSGGEVTARIKSDQSWTISQISQQWVSADPVNGAANEMITVTFTVEENTVDSARTAIVTIRSGASTKEIAITQAPSGGTIDPGDIDVSKIYIPQELRNMDLYTSTSVWYYGRSKQSEHFIVFWGKGYDEYGKITPTNYPNAAYRVNIDDLLAKAEEFYDMNVNTLKFITPGHSKTDQYKMMIFLLYQTEWLATGAGYDNTIGALWVSPNTCQPVGSTIAHEIGHSFQYQVYCDNGGNSGWRYGFGGNGGNAFWEQTAQWQSFQSYPEQIFTSYDFPVYIDNCYHSTFHEWQRYASYFIHYYWADKHGIDFIGKLWQQSGEPGEEDPAQAYMRITGINLTEYNDEQFDYARRMVTWDLDAFREYSKNFIGAHSCLMNKSVDGYWQVAPENCPENHGYNVIRLNVPAGGTELTASFEGIAGTAGYNAVNIASAGWRYGYVALLDDGTRIYSDMFSQSTGNATFTCPANCSKLWFVVSGAPTSYWKHAWDEDASNDEQWPYKVKFTGTNLYGNIDFTPEDHPHNETFVFDVSFPADAAAYSGATVSVDVVKLCYAYILSATEITSNTGLPSSSKKIKFYGVNSDGSLVTGTTANGYGHWFDASGNVCAWASGTTGSNKVYSEFDEKNFVFTLGQHPGRCTAGDVYHIKQAMVYSPSTGNYYQVTFEFNITITD; via the coding sequence GTGAAACCTGGCTTATGTTTTATTCCCTTATCTCTTTTGATCCTTTTGTTGATCACATCCTGCAAAAAAGATCCTGAAGAAACAGAAGCCTATATTTCGATTTCAAAAACTGAAATATCGCTTACCGGTAGCGGAGGTGAAGTTACAGCACGGATCAAATCGGATCAGAGCTGGACTATCAGCCAGATTAGCCAGCAATGGGTTAGCGCCGATCCTGTAAATGGTGCCGCCAATGAAATGATAACCGTAACTTTTACTGTTGAGGAAAACACTGTTGATTCAGCGCGCACTGCCATTGTTACGATCCGCTCGGGCGCATCCACAAAGGAGATTGCCATCACACAGGCACCTTCGGGCGGAACCATTGATCCAGGGGATATCGATGTGAGTAAAATCTATATTCCCCAGGAATTAAGGAATATGGATTTATACACAAGCACAAGTGTTTGGTATTACGGCCGCAGTAAGCAGTCGGAACATTTCATCGTGTTCTGGGGTAAAGGGTATGATGAATATGGAAAAATCACTCCCACTAACTATCCCAATGCTGCCTACCGGGTTAACATAGATGATCTGCTGGCAAAGGCCGAAGAGTTTTATGATATGAATGTCAATACGCTGAAATTCATTACTCCCGGTCATTCTAAAACGGATCAATATAAGATGATGATATTCCTGCTTTATCAAACCGAATGGCTTGCCACGGGAGCAGGGTACGACAATACAATCGGTGCACTGTGGGTAAGTCCGAATACCTGTCAGCCAGTTGGTTCAACTATAGCCCACGAAATCGGTCATAGTTTCCAGTACCAGGTGTATTGCGATAATGGCGGTAATTCAGGCTGGCGTTATGGATTCGGAGGAAACGGCGGCAATGCATTCTGGGAACAGACCGCGCAATGGCAGTCGTTCCAGAGCTATCCCGAACAGATTTTTACGTCCTATGATTTCCCTGTATATATCGACAACTGCTATCATTCCACCTTCCACGAATGGCAGCGCTATGCCAGTTATTTTATTCATTATTACTGGGCTGACAAGCACGGCATTGATTTCATAGGTAAACTGTGGCAGCAATCAGGCGAACCAGGAGAGGAAGATCCTGCCCAGGCCTATATGAGGATAACCGGCATAAATCTTACGGAATACAATGATGAGCAGTTTGATTACGCTCGCAGGATGGTTACATGGGATCTGGATGCCTTTCGTGAATACAGCAAAAACTTTATCGGTGCCCATAGCTGCCTGATGAACAAATCAGTCGACGGTTACTGGCAGGTTGCTCCTGAAAATTGTCCCGAGAATCACGGGTACAATGTGATCCGGCTGAATGTGCCGGCAGGCGGTACAGAACTTACTGCCAGTTTCGAAGGAATTGCAGGAACTGCCGGTTATAACGCTGTAAATATAGCCTCCGCCGGATGGAGATACGGATATGTAGCCCTGCTTGATGACGGTACTCGTATATACAGTGACATGTTCTCACAGAGCACAGGCAATGCCACGTTCACATGTCCCGCAAATTGCAGCAAACTCTGGTTTGTTGTAAGCGGTGCACCGACAAGCTACTGGAAACATGCATGGGATGAAGACGCCTCGAATGATGAACAGTGGCCTTACAAAGTTAAGTTCACAGGAACCAACCTGTATGGCAACATTGATTTTACACCAGAAGATCACCCGCATAATGAAACTTTCGTTTTTGATGTTTCATTTCCGGCTGATGCAGCAGCTTATAGCGGGGCAACCGTTTCGGTTGATGTGGTGAAACTTTGCTATGCTTATATATTAAGTGCAACCGAAATCACATCAAATACTGGATTACCGTCTTCATCAAAGAAAATCAAGTTTTACGGAGTCAACAGTGATGGTTCACTGGTTACAGGTACCACAGCAAATGGCTATGGCCATTGGTTTGACGCCAGCGGCAATGTCTGTGCGTGGGCTTCCGGAACAACAGGATCTAACAAAGTATATTCTGAATTTGATGAGAAGAACTTTGTTTTCACCCTGGGTCAGCATCCCGGACGATGCACGGCCGGCGATGTATATCATATCAAACAGGCAATGGTATATTCGCCCTCTACCGGCAATTACTATCAGGTCACTTTCGAGTTTAACATTACAATAACCGATTAA
- a CDS encoding DUF4859 domain-containing protein — protein MKKSIFPALVFIAIIISFFAACEKDDVTGRHQYTDEELAEKRRQDSLRQIIPADYVFTQDVVLPYSDNWEPVTINLVQGKDTAKLLELFEYASTPELVAALGTLEGNPPDLVQTGNDITFYAYNWSTKYEVNDPSSTNNLGHWFDANGDVTTWGNGQILYCEKLEGSTLEFNIGHLPGGLAVGDKFSIVEAMKYDTTSVAFVFNITIADEKPLVYPVTTLEGTSTYDIEAELNNDYTATPVEIDAAAIAAAIGIAPGDAEVYGINATTDSLYILGSTAEAPGYWFNTLGDVCNWGDTLCGLYANYIIADELFNIGQFPDGVTAGETYTVKIAFVNLDNLKQYNVVIHVTITGAPVVYPETTIEGTSTYDITVDKNNDYVATPVEIDSLAIAEAIGIAPGDADIYGIDASTDSLYIAGSTAEAPGYWFNTTGDVCNWGDDGCGLYANYIIADALFNVGQYPDGVTPGETYTVKIAFVNPDNLKEYDVIINVTIANPAR, from the coding sequence ATGAAAAAAAGCATTTTCCCAGCATTGGTTTTTATAGCCATTATTATTTCATTCTTCGCTGCATGCGAAAAGGATGATGTAACAGGAAGACATCAATACACTGACGAGGAGCTGGCTGAAAAAAGGCGCCAGGATTCACTCCGCCAGATTATTCCTGCGGATTACGTGTTTACCCAGGATGTGGTGCTCCCATACTCCGACAACTGGGAGCCGGTTACCATCAATCTGGTCCAGGGAAAAGATACAGCAAAACTACTTGAGTTGTTTGAGTACGCTTCAACTCCTGAACTGGTTGCTGCTCTGGGTACCCTTGAAGGAAATCCTCCTGATCTTGTTCAGACAGGTAATGATATCACTTTCTATGCTTATAACTGGTCGACCAAATATGAAGTAAATGATCCGTCATCCACTAATAATTTAGGTCACTGGTTTGATGCAAATGGTGATGTTACCACATGGGGCAATGGACAAATTCTATATTGCGAAAAGCTGGAGGGTTCCACACTTGAATTCAACATCGGTCATTTGCCGGGTGGTCTGGCAGTAGGTGATAAATTCAGCATTGTTGAAGCTATGAAATATGACACCACCAGTGTGGCTTTTGTTTTTAATATTACAATTGCTGATGAGAAACCCCTTGTTTACCCGGTAACAACCCTCGAAGGTACATCTACTTATGACATAGAAGCCGAACTGAACAATGATTATACCGCTACTCCGGTTGAAATTGATGCAGCTGCGATAGCTGCTGCAATAGGCATTGCCCCGGGCGATGCTGAAGTTTACGGTATTAACGCCACTACCGATTCATTGTATATTCTTGGTTCTACAGCTGAAGCACCAGGTTACTGGTTTAACACACTGGGTGATGTATGCAACTGGGGAGACACCCTCTGCGGATTATATGCCAACTATATCATTGCTGATGAGCTCTTCAACATCGGCCAATTCCCTGATGGCGTAACTGCCGGTGAAACCTATACGGTAAAAATAGCTTTTGTAAACCTGGATAATCTCAAGCAATATAATGTGGTCATCCATGTTACCATTACAGGGGCGCCGGTAGTTTACCCGGAAACCACAATTGAAGGTACATCGACCTATGATATTACAGTAGACAAGAACAATGATTATGTGGCTACACCGGTTGAAATTGACTCACTTGCCATTGCAGAAGCAATCGGAATCGCTCCCGGAGATGCCGATATTTACGGTATTGACGCCTCAACCGATTCACTGTACATCGCAGGCTCCACAGCCGAGGCTCCGGGTTACTGGTTCAATACTACAGGCGATGTATGTAACTGGGGAGATGACGGTTGCGGACTCTATGCAAATTATATCATTGCCGATGCCCTGTTCAATGTGGGTCAGTATCCTGACGGTGTTACACCGGGAGAAACCTATACGGTAAAAATAGCTTTTGTAAACCCGGATAACCTGAAAGAATACGATGTAATTATTAATGTCACAATTGCTAATCCTGCCCGATGA